One window from the genome of Deinococcus reticulitermitis encodes:
- a CDS encoding cytochrome P450 has product MTTDPAPRCPFQSSERKTAFGSEHSPGVELQGNVWHLRSYAAVKQVLRDSERVRQGATTDNVLVTRLRPAVIFQDGEEHREQRTAIARFFTPKTVQDKHHAFIDHLTERLIVRLLRAGQADLSDLSMELSVEVAARVVGLTDSLQPGMDRRIDELLSGSDISGAAGAGPLVRLRSAVTQSRGLLRMSSFYRIDVRPAIQARRKKPQEDVISHLLGKGYNDLEILVECLTYATAGMVTTREFIGVAAWHLLENGGLRGQYLAGDRTERHRILHEILRLEPVASTLWRKAAEDVTLEQGGAAHHIPAGARMILDIRTANADASAVGEEPLTLCPHRALSGGVQAQALSFGDGVHRCPGAFLAIHESDVFLHRLLSLPLRVVGTPELTFNELLMSYEIRDLLVEVQQ; this is encoded by the coding sequence ATGACGACTGACCCTGCCCCCCGCTGTCCCTTCCAGAGTTCTGAGCGCAAGACCGCCTTCGGCTCCGAGCACTCGCCCGGCGTCGAACTTCAGGGGAACGTGTGGCACCTGCGCTCCTACGCCGCCGTGAAGCAGGTGCTGCGCGACAGCGAGCGGGTGCGGCAGGGGGCCACCACCGACAATGTGCTCGTCACCCGCCTGCGCCCAGCCGTCATCTTTCAGGACGGGGAGGAGCACCGTGAGCAGCGCACCGCCATCGCCCGCTTCTTCACCCCCAAGACGGTGCAGGACAAGCACCACGCCTTTATCGACCACCTCACCGAGCGTCTGATCGTGCGGCTCCTGCGGGCGGGGCAGGCCGACCTCAGCGACCTGAGCATGGAACTCTCGGTCGAGGTCGCCGCGCGGGTGGTGGGCCTGACCGACTCGCTTCAGCCTGGCATGGACCGCCGCATTGACGAACTGCTCTCCGGCAGTGACATCAGCGGGGCGGCGGGGGCCGGTCCACTGGTCCGCCTGCGGAGCGCCGTCACCCAGTCCCGGGGCCTGCTCAGGATGTCCAGCTTTTACCGAATAGACGTGCGCCCCGCCATTCAGGCCCGGCGCAAGAAGCCCCAGGAGGACGTGATCAGCCACCTACTGGGGAAAGGCTACAACGACCTTGAAATTCTGGTGGAGTGCCTGACCTACGCGACCGCCGGGATGGTCACCACCCGCGAGTTTATCGGCGTAGCGGCGTGGCACCTGCTGGAGAACGGCGGCTTGCGCGGGCAGTACCTCGCGGGCGACCGCACCGAACGGCACCGCATCCTGCACGAGATCCTGCGGCTGGAGCCGGTGGCCTCGACCTTGTGGCGCAAGGCGGCGGAGGACGTGACCCTTGAGCAGGGGGGCGCGGCCCACCACATTCCAGCGGGGGCGCGCATGATTCTGGACATCCGGACCGCCAATGCCGACGCCTCGGCGGTGGGAGAGGAGCCGCTCACACTCTGCCCGCACCGGGCGCTGTCGGGCGGCGTGCAGGCGCAGGCCCTGAGCTTCGGGGACGGCGTACACCGCTGCCCCGGCGCTTTCCTCGCCATCCACGAGAGCGACGTGTTCCTGCACCGCCTGCTGAGCCTGCCGCTGCGCGTCGTGGGCACACCGGAACTGACCTTCAACGAGCTGCTGATGAGCTACGAGATCCGCGACCTGCTCGTCGAAGTTCAGCAGTGA
- a CDS encoding TetR/AcrR family transcriptional regulator, whose protein sequence is MPEAPPGPQADLRVRRTRRLLTQALIDLSAERPLDTITVRDLTERAGVGYATFFRHYASTEELLRGAVDDLRAELLGLLPRLAGDAPEQAGAVVFRHVQAQPGLYRLLLGTDRSHGLLDQIVDIGVEGLLDTFEARPDAGVPVEVAAHHFIHSFLGLISWWLRHDQPHSPDRMGEIYRELILRPTQAAALQPRTFPRDRRRT, encoded by the coding sequence ATGCCTGAGGCCCCGCCTGGCCCCCAGGCCGACCTGCGCGTGCGGCGCACCCGCCGCCTGCTCACCCAGGCCCTGATCGACCTGAGCGCCGAGCGCCCCCTCGACACCATCACCGTGCGCGACCTGACCGAACGGGCCGGAGTCGGCTACGCCACCTTCTTCCGCCACTACGCGAGCACCGAGGAATTGCTGCGCGGCGCGGTAGACGACCTGCGGGCCGAGCTGCTTGGCCTGCTGCCCCGGCTGGCCGGGGACGCCCCCGAACAGGCGGGCGCGGTGGTGTTCCGGCACGTGCAGGCCCAGCCGGGCCTCTACCGCCTGCTGCTCGGCACCGACCGCTCGCACGGGCTGCTCGACCAGATCGTCGACATCGGCGTGGAGGGCCTGCTGGACACCTTCGAGGCCCGCCCGGACGCGGGCGTACCGGTCGAGGTCGCCGCACACCACTTCATCCACTCGTTTCTGGGCCTGATCTCCTGGTGGCTGCGGCATGACCAGCCCCACAGCCCCGACCGCATGGGCGAGATCTACCGGGAACTGATTCTGCGCCCCACTCAGGCTGCGGCGTTGCAGCCCCGCACCTTCCCCAGAGACCGGAGACGAACCTGA